From a region of the Roseivirga sp. 4D4 genome:
- the cysS gene encoding cysteine--tRNA ligase yields MKLYEQYPVSVQNTLTKKKEKFEPLHEGRVGMYVCGPTVYSDVHLGNVRTFSSFDIIFRYLTYLGYKVRYVRNITDVGHLVGDADEGEDKIAKKARLDQLEPMEVVQKYTNGFHDVMQLFNTLPPSIEPTATGHIIEQIEFIKQIIDNCYAYEVDGSVYFDVKKYNNDQPYGELSGRNVEEMMSNTRELAGQDQKKNQLDFALWKKAEGGHLMKWPSPWGEGFPGWHLECSAMSTKYLGQDFDIHGGGMDLKFPHHEAEIAQNKGCSGHGGAKYWVHGNMLTVNGRKMAKSEGNGFTPEELLTGNHKLLERGYSAMTVRFFMLMSHYASTLDFSNEALQAAEKGYKRLMASVNLIEKLPTAGTGKVDQAKSEAFKALIDKALTDLSDDFNTAKAIASLFEICSRINTFYQKPSELAVIDKSVFDETIGHFRGIISDVLGLRNELIGGQDGAVLDGVMEVLIELRKQAKFSKNYALSDKIRDELKARGVQIKDEKGGGMSYSID; encoded by the coding sequence ATGAAACTCTACGAACAGTACCCGGTAAGCGTTCAAAACACTCTCACTAAAAAGAAAGAAAAATTCGAGCCTCTTCACGAGGGAAGAGTGGGTATGTACGTTTGTGGACCAACTGTTTACAGTGATGTTCATTTGGGCAATGTTCGAACCTTCTCATCTTTTGACATCATCTTTAGATACCTGACCTACCTTGGATACAAGGTCCGCTATGTCCGAAACATAACTGATGTAGGACATCTCGTAGGCGATGCCGATGAAGGTGAGGATAAGATTGCGAAAAAAGCAAGGTTAGATCAACTCGAACCTATGGAGGTGGTGCAAAAGTACACCAATGGCTTCCATGATGTGATGCAGCTCTTCAATACCCTTCCTCCTTCTATCGAACCGACTGCTACTGGTCATATCATTGAGCAGATTGAGTTTATCAAGCAGATTATTGATAACTGCTATGCATACGAAGTAGATGGCTCGGTCTACTTTGATGTAAAAAAATATAATAACGATCAGCCTTATGGCGAACTCTCTGGAAGAAATGTAGAGGAAATGATGTCCAATACACGAGAGCTGGCCGGTCAGGATCAGAAAAAGAATCAGTTGGACTTTGCGCTTTGGAAGAAAGCTGAGGGCGGTCATCTTATGAAGTGGCCATCTCCATGGGGCGAAGGTTTTCCGGGATGGCACTTAGAATGCTCTGCGATGAGTACCAAATATCTTGGACAAGACTTCGATATACATGGCGGTGGCATGGACTTGAAGTTCCCTCACCACGAAGCAGAAATTGCTCAAAACAAAGGTTGCAGCGGTCATGGGGGGGCTAAGTATTGGGTCCATGGTAATATGCTCACAGTCAACGGCCGAAAAATGGCCAAAAGTGAGGGTAATGGATTTACTCCAGAAGAACTGCTTACAGGTAATCACAAACTACTTGAGCGCGGTTATAGCGCCATGACGGTCCGGTTTTTTATGCTTATGAGCCATTATGCCAGCACGCTCGACTTCTCAAACGAAGCGCTGCAAGCAGCCGAGAAAGGTTATAAGCGATTGATGGCCAGTGTTAATCTCATTGAGAAACTACCTACTGCTGGGACAGGAAAAGTTGATCAAGCCAAATCTGAGGCTTTCAAAGCCTTAATTGATAAGGCTCTGACAGACTTAAGTGACGACTTCAATACGGCTAAGGCAATTGCTTCATTATTTGAGATTTGCAGTCGTATCAATACCTTCTATCAAAAACCATCTGAACTGGCCGTTATAGACAAATCAGTGTTTGACGAGACCATTGGTCATTTCAGGGGCATTATCTCTGATGTTCTAGGTTTAAGAAACGAATTGATTGGTGGACAGGACGGAGCAGTATTGGATGGTGTAATGGAAGTACTGATAGAGCTAAGAAAGCAGGCTAAGTTTTCTAAGAATTACGCGCTCTCTGATAAAATCAGAGATGAACTGAAGGCAAGAGGTGTACAAATAAAAGATGA
- the folE gene encoding GTP cyclohydrolase I FolE codes for MDNKNKTSEELLREIEAMGDAHIMSSIATPLRDDAFDLSDAEKIELIQGYFEKIMHTLGLDLTDDSLQGTPKRVAKLYVNELFKGLNEKNKPSMSTFENKYQYKEMLVEKDITLYSNCEHHFLPIVGKAHVAYIPNGKVIGLSKINRIVDYFARRPQVQERLALQILNELKDALNTEHVAVFIDAEHMCVSSRGASDQSSSTVTVEYSGKFKEEKTRNEFLAYINNKLK; via the coding sequence ATGGATAATAAAAACAAGACGTCAGAAGAATTATTGAGGGAGATTGAAGCGATGGGTGATGCACATATCATGTCATCAATCGCCACCCCATTGAGGGATGATGCATTTGATCTTTCTGATGCAGAGAAAATCGAGCTGATTCAAGGTTACTTCGAGAAGATCATGCACACTTTGGGGCTTGATTTGACTGATGATTCTCTTCAGGGAACTCCTAAACGAGTTGCCAAACTTTATGTCAATGAATTATTCAAGGGTCTCAATGAGAAGAATAAACCTTCCATGTCGACTTTTGAAAATAAATATCAGTACAAGGAGATGTTGGTTGAAAAAGACATCACTTTATACTCCAATTGTGAGCATCACTTCCTACCAATTGTTGGTAAAGCACACGTTGCCTATATACCAAATGGAAAAGTGATCGGCTTGTCCAAAATCAATAGGATCGTTGACTATTTCGCAAGAAGGCCTCAAGTTCAAGAGCGTTTGGCATTACAAATCCTGAACGAGTTGAAAGACGCCCTTAATACAGAGCATGTGGCTGTGTTTATAGATGCTGAGCACATGTGTGTCAGTTCTCGCGGAGCCTCAGATCAGTCTTCTTCTACAGTAACCGTTGAGTATAGCGGCAAATTCAAAGAAGAAAAAACCAGAAACGAATTTTTAGCCTATATCAACAATAAGTTGAAATGA
- a CDS encoding cation:proton antiporter produces the protein MNAYNLIIALSCVIIFSHIFNFVSKRTKIPSVILLILLGVGIKLVMDYNDYNQDALIFSTLEVLGIVGLIMIVLEAAIDLELSREKWPIIWKSFTVALLSLLVCAFAISFIINQVFHEDPIISLVYAVPLSIMSSAIVIPSVTSLFEDKKEFMIYESTFSDILGIMFFYFLIENVGAESTGTVVYSIIGNIVITIVVSIAISYALVMLFQRIVGDVKLFMLIAVLILLYAIGKQLHLSSLVIILVFGLLLNNTHLFFFGKLKTWLDAKMISGVLKDLHLVTRESAFVVRTFFFVVFGTTIDFRALLDLEIVGVSLIIVAVFYASRFLLLKAFFLKKSILPELFITPRGLITVLLFFSIPVELASETFNSDIILITILATSIIMTWGLVRYSNVEPPKEPEEVIAEALNQTGSSGEVSYFVSRMSEDAKAESEAVAPKEAINDEEDSEEPGDSPSEEKSEN, from the coding sequence ATGAATGCGTACAACCTCATTATAGCATTGTCTTGTGTGATCATCTTTTCGCACATATTCAACTTTGTTTCTAAGCGTACTAAGATACCAAGCGTAATTCTACTGATCCTTTTGGGTGTGGGTATTAAGTTGGTTATGGATTATAATGACTATAATCAAGATGCATTGATATTCAGTACTTTAGAGGTGCTTGGGATTGTAGGGCTTATTATGATTGTCCTGGAAGCTGCTATTGATTTAGAGCTTTCAAGAGAGAAATGGCCCATTATCTGGAAGTCATTTACGGTGGCTTTGCTGTCCTTGTTGGTCTGTGCATTTGCCATATCCTTTATCATTAATCAGGTCTTTCATGAAGATCCTATTATCTCATTAGTCTATGCGGTTCCACTCTCAATTATGAGTAGTGCTATTGTGATACCCAGTGTTACAAGTCTGTTCGAGGACAAGAAGGAGTTTATGATTTACGAGAGTACTTTTTCTGATATTCTTGGAATCATGTTCTTCTACTTCCTGATAGAAAATGTAGGTGCTGAAAGTACGGGCACGGTCGTTTATAGTATTATCGGAAATATCGTCATCACGATAGTAGTTTCAATTGCTATCAGCTATGCCTTAGTTATGCTTTTCCAACGCATAGTAGGGGATGTGAAGCTGTTTATGTTGATTGCTGTGTTGATTTTGCTTTACGCCATAGGTAAGCAATTACACCTGTCTTCTTTGGTTATTATTCTTGTTTTTGGCTTGTTGCTGAACAATACACACCTATTCTTCTTTGGGAAATTAAAGACATGGCTTGATGCTAAAATGATCAGTGGGGTGCTTAAAGATTTACACCTTGTGACAAGAGAATCAGCCTTTGTAGTCCGAACATTTTTCTTTGTAGTTTTTGGAACTACCATTGATTTCAGGGCCCTTCTTGACCTGGAAATTGTTGGTGTGAGTTTGATTATTGTAGCTGTGTTTTATGCCTCGCGTTTTCTGCTACTCAAAGCATTCTTCCTTAAAAAAAGTATTCTCCCTGAGTTATTCATTACTCCAAGAGGCTTGATTACAGTCCTTTTATTCTTTTCGATTCCTGTAGAATTGGCATCTGAGACTTTCAATTCCGATATTATTTTAATTACAATTCTGGCTACCAGCATCATTATGACGTGGGGTCTTGTGCGTTACAGTAATGTGGAGCCACCAAAGGAGCCCGAAGAAGTAATTGCCGAAGCACTAAATCAGACTGGAAGCAGCGGTGAAGTGTCATACTTTGTTTCAAGAATGAGTGAAGATGCAAAAGCCGAAAGTGAGGCTGTTGCCCCAAAAGAGGCTATAAATGATGAAGAGGATTCTGAGGAACCTGGCGATTCACCTTCTGAAGAAAAGTCTGAAAATTAA
- the priA gene encoding primosomal protein N', with translation MGELQLNIDAPDSGEIYFADVALPLPIPQLFTYRIPDEFLELLQPGIRVIVQFGRQKVVTGIIDNIHQNAPEIYVAKPILDILDAEPVVTNQQTQLMKWMAGYYMCTLGEVLNAGLPSGLKLSSESRIQLHPDWDWNDTDQPLDDRELILLNALDNNDSLTYREAADSLGLKSAYKYIKSLVQKELIIIYEEVKERYKPKKVKKIRLNPDFLESEEHMEALFKSLEKRPKQTDILLRYLQEVPVYQSPELNELGIDKSLFNEADLSVSSLNTLIKNSVFESFEVVISRFGESTEQTLKEVNLTEEQEKSRDEILGHFKTKPTALLHGITGSGKTEVYVSLIQDALETGNQVLYLLPEIALTAQIVNRLQAVFGDRMGVYHSKFSDNERVEVWHGLLEGRFDFIVGVRSAIFLPFKQLGLIIVDESHENSYKQFDPAPRYHARDVAVYLAYLHQGKTLLGSATPSLESYTNALQGKYGLVELNNRFHNAQLPDIQIADIRSEKKKKTAIGDFTSELIGALKEVLEKGEQAIIFQNRRGFSNYLTCEDCGYIPECPRCAVSLTYHQYKNQLNCHYCGHKQPVPLVCSACGGTRIHTVGIGTEKIEEELKLILPEARIQRMDLETTRAKYAYQNIIHDFEKGNIDILVGTQMVSKGLDFDRVSLVGVFDIDRMIHFPDFRSLERTFQLVTQVSGRAGRRDVQGKVIIQTRDPDQGILRLIQNHQFLTFYQGEMFEREKYDYPPYTRMIFLLVRSKDKKLTNETARFLANILKEDLGQKRVLGPQEPLINKIRDKYLMDIYLKVERKYKIEAVKDIIKAAQMELLKKKEFASVEVIVNVDPY, from the coding sequence TTGGGGGAACTACAACTTAATATTGATGCACCAGACAGTGGTGAAATCTACTTTGCAGATGTGGCATTGCCACTGCCTATTCCTCAATTATTCACTTACCGTATTCCTGATGAGTTCTTGGAGCTACTTCAGCCTGGCATCAGAGTTATTGTCCAGTTTGGACGTCAAAAGGTTGTAACTGGGATCATCGATAATATCCATCAGAATGCTCCTGAGATTTATGTAGCTAAGCCTATCCTAGATATTCTAGATGCTGAACCTGTCGTGACTAATCAACAAACACAGTTGATGAAATGGATGGCCGGTTACTATATGTGCACCTTAGGTGAAGTTTTAAATGCAGGCCTCCCCTCTGGACTGAAACTAAGCAGTGAATCAAGAATTCAATTACACCCCGATTGGGATTGGAATGACACGGACCAACCTTTGGATGATCGAGAGCTTATTTTACTGAACGCACTCGACAATAATGATTCACTCACCTATCGCGAAGCGGCCGACTCTTTGGGGCTAAAAAGTGCTTATAAGTACATTAAATCCCTGGTCCAAAAGGAGCTGATCATCATTTATGAAGAGGTCAAAGAGCGCTACAAACCAAAAAAGGTCAAGAAGATTCGCTTGAATCCCGACTTCTTGGAGTCAGAAGAGCATATGGAAGCGCTTTTCAAAAGCCTAGAAAAGCGACCCAAACAAACCGACATTCTGCTCCGATACTTACAGGAAGTACCCGTTTATCAATCACCTGAATTAAATGAGCTAGGCATTGACAAATCCCTCTTCAATGAAGCCGATCTATCTGTTTCTTCCCTCAATACGCTGATCAAGAATAGCGTCTTCGAAAGTTTTGAAGTAGTCATCTCAAGGTTCGGAGAATCCACTGAGCAAACTTTGAAAGAAGTCAATCTTACCGAGGAGCAGGAAAAGTCAAGAGATGAAATATTAGGCCACTTCAAGACTAAACCCACAGCACTCCTACACGGCATTACCGGAAGTGGTAAAACGGAAGTATACGTCAGCCTAATCCAAGATGCATTGGAAACTGGAAACCAGGTACTTTACTTGCTTCCCGAGATTGCCCTTACAGCACAGATTGTCAATAGGCTCCAAGCGGTTTTTGGAGACAGAATGGGTGTCTATCACTCTAAATTTTCAGATAACGAACGTGTAGAGGTATGGCATGGATTGCTCGAAGGTCGTTTCGATTTTATTGTTGGTGTCAGGAGCGCAATCTTCCTACCATTTAAACAGTTAGGTCTGATAATAGTGGACGAGAGCCATGAGAATTCCTATAAACAATTTGACCCAGCTCCGAGATACCATGCTCGAGATGTAGCAGTTTATTTGGCATATCTTCACCAAGGAAAAACCCTGTTAGGATCGGCAACTCCTTCTTTAGAATCTTATACCAATGCCTTGCAGGGAAAATATGGGCTGGTAGAACTGAATAATCGTTTTCATAATGCGCAACTGCCAGACATTCAAATTGCAGATATCAGAAGCGAGAAAAAGAAGAAAACGGCAATTGGTGATTTTACCTCTGAGCTTATTGGAGCCTTGAAAGAGGTGCTGGAGAAAGGTGAGCAAGCCATCATATTCCAGAACAGACGTGGCTTCTCTAATTATCTGACCTGCGAAGACTGTGGTTATATTCCCGAGTGTCCTCGTTGTGCTGTGAGCTTAACTTACCACCAATACAAGAACCAGCTCAACTGTCATTATTGTGGACACAAGCAACCTGTACCTCTGGTTTGCTCTGCATGTGGAGGAACACGTATCCATACAGTGGGCATTGGTACAGAAAAGATTGAAGAAGAACTGAAATTGATATTACCCGAGGCACGAATCCAGCGTATGGATCTAGAAACGACCAGAGCTAAATATGCTTATCAAAACATCATTCATGACTTTGAAAAGGGCAATATTGATATTCTGGTTGGTACTCAGATGGTGAGCAAGGGACTTGACTTTGACCGGGTGAGTTTAGTTGGTGTTTTTGACATTGATCGCATGATCCACTTCCCCGATTTCCGATCGCTAGAACGTACTTTCCAACTCGTAACGCAAGTGAGTGGTCGGGCTGGACGCAGGGATGTTCAAGGCAAAGTCATTATCCAAACAAGAGATCCAGATCAGGGAATTCTTCGGCTTATTCAAAATCATCAATTCCTCACTTTCTATCAAGGAGAGATGTTTGAGCGTGAGAAGTATGACTACCCTCCTTATACCCGAATGATTTTCCTTTTAGTGAGAAGCAAGGATAAAAAACTCACCAATGAGACGGCTCGTTTTCTCGCCAATATCCTGAAAGAAGACCTTGGTCAAAAAAGAGTACTGGGTCCTCAAGAACCCCTAATCAACAAGATCAGAGACAAATACTTGATGGATATCTACTTAAAAGTTGAACGAAAGTACAAGATTGAAGCCGTCAAGGATATTATCAAAGCTGCTCAAATGGAGTTACTCAAAAAGAAGGAGTTTGCTTCAGTTGAGGTGATAGTGAATGTGGACCCTTATTAA
- a CDS encoding thioredoxin domain-containing protein: MANKAFTNRLAEASSPYLLQHAHNPVDWFPWGEEALEKAKKEDKPIIVSIGYSACHWCHVMERESFENEDIAAIMNEHFVCIKVDREERPDVDQVYMDAVHAMGLQGGWPLNAFLLPDQRPFYGGTYFPPQGWAQLCNQIGKVFKEQRNELEKSAAGFMQTLGRSEVEKYGLNSTEEQFTKDKLSMMAKKFAENFDLNKGGNNRAPKFPMPVTYRFLLREGVINQNQESLDHVERTLNHMAWGGLYDQVGGGFTRYSTDMDWFVPHFEKMLYDNGQLMTLYSEAFQVFKHPLYKQTVLQTIDWLEREMTSPEGGFYSALDADSEGEEGKFYLWKDIDFETLLGPDAELMIDYYNITSGNWEPNKNIPFRSTANEEFATAHNIGIDELEDIVRSTNLKLLQARSERVRPGLDDKILTGWNGLMLKGLCDAFAVFGEVSFLKLALNNAHFLLENMHYEGRLKRNFKNGKASIDGYLEDYAAVIQAFIALYEVTFDETWLQHADRLVKTTLTEFYHPEEELFFFTANSAEALIARKKEIFDNVIPSSNALMATNLYHLGMLLERQDYIDKSDIMLKRIDRIVTMAPQDLAHWATLYTQRTYPTAEIALVSEHPAQDIHALHDSFIPNRVIVGKKPGSHSSLPLLESRELVNEQTTFYLCYNKACQLPVNDPKQLMEQLSTP; this comes from the coding sequence ATGGCTAACAAAGCATTTACCAACAGGCTCGCAGAAGCTTCATCTCCATACCTATTGCAACACGCCCATAACCCAGTAGACTGGTTCCCTTGGGGAGAAGAAGCACTGGAAAAAGCTAAGAAAGAAGACAAACCTATCATCGTAAGCATAGGTTATTCGGCCTGCCATTGGTGCCATGTAATGGAACGTGAGAGCTTCGAAAATGAAGACATTGCCGCTATTATGAACGAGCATTTCGTGTGCATAAAGGTAGATAGAGAAGAAAGGCCTGATGTAGATCAAGTATACATGGATGCCGTTCATGCCATGGGACTCCAAGGAGGTTGGCCATTAAATGCATTTCTCCTCCCCGATCAACGCCCTTTTTATGGAGGGACTTATTTCCCACCCCAAGGCTGGGCACAACTTTGTAACCAGATTGGTAAAGTCTTCAAAGAACAACGTAATGAGCTAGAGAAATCTGCAGCCGGTTTCATGCAGACTTTGGGCCGAAGTGAGGTTGAAAAGTACGGACTCAATAGTACCGAAGAGCAATTCACGAAAGATAAGCTCTCAATGATGGCCAAAAAGTTTGCCGAAAACTTTGACTTAAATAAGGGTGGCAACAATCGAGCACCTAAGTTTCCAATGCCGGTAACCTATAGATTTCTCTTACGCGAAGGTGTCATTAATCAAAATCAAGAATCTCTCGATCATGTGGAGAGAACACTGAATCACATGGCCTGGGGTGGTTTATATGACCAAGTTGGGGGTGGATTCACCAGGTATTCAACAGACATGGACTGGTTTGTGCCTCACTTTGAGAAGATGCTTTATGATAATGGTCAGTTGATGACACTTTATAGTGAAGCCTTCCAAGTATTCAAACATCCACTCTATAAACAAACCGTTCTGCAGACCATCGACTGGCTGGAACGAGAAATGACAAGTCCTGAGGGCGGCTTTTATTCAGCCTTAGATGCTGATAGCGAAGGCGAAGAAGGAAAGTTCTACCTATGGAAGGACATCGATTTTGAAACGCTCCTCGGACCAGACGCAGAGCTAATGATCGACTACTATAACATCACATCTGGAAACTGGGAGCCGAATAAGAACATTCCTTTTAGGAGTACTGCGAATGAAGAATTTGCCACAGCTCATAATATTGGAATCGATGAGCTTGAAGACATTGTCAGATCAACAAACCTCAAATTGCTTCAAGCCAGAAGCGAGCGGGTAAGACCTGGACTTGATGATAAAATATTGACGGGATGGAATGGTCTGATGCTTAAAGGTCTCTGTGATGCGTTCGCAGTCTTTGGAGAAGTTAGTTTCCTAAAATTGGCCCTAAACAATGCTCACTTCTTGCTGGAGAACATGCACTATGAAGGGCGACTCAAACGGAACTTCAAAAATGGGAAAGCTTCTATTGATGGGTATTTGGAGGATTATGCTGCGGTTATTCAGGCTTTCATTGCCCTTTATGAAGTTACCTTTGATGAAACCTGGTTGCAGCATGCCGATCGACTCGTCAAAACTACGTTGACTGAATTCTATCATCCTGAAGAGGAGCTATTCTTCTTTACTGCCAATTCTGCTGAAGCCCTTATTGCTCGAAAGAAAGAGATTTTTGATAACGTCATTCCTTCTTCGAATGCCTTGATGGCTACCAACCTCTATCACCTCGGAATGTTACTTGAACGCCAAGACTATATCGACAAATCCGACATCATGCTGAAAAGGATTGATAGAATTGTCACCATGGCACCACAGGATCTAGCGCATTGGGCTACACTTTATACCCAAAGGACCTACCCCACTGCAGAAATAGCATTAGTCAGTGAGCATCCGGCACAAGACATACACGCTCTCCATGATAGCTTCATTCCTAATCGCGTCATAGTAGGAAAGAAACCCGGCTCCCATTCAAGCCTACCCTTGTTAGAGAGTCGTGAGCTCGTGAATGAGCAAACCACCTTCTACCTATGCTATAACAAGGCCTGTCAGCTACCCGTAAATGATCCAAAACAGTTAATGGAACAGCTCTCAACTCCTTGA
- a CDS encoding GSCFA domain-containing protein, producing MFRTEIEQLRIPFSIDHKDHLITLGSCFSDEIGQRLSLNKFETLVNPFGTIFNPLSIFELIDMAMEPSTLLEEAVLSRDGLYFNYKLHSSFRSENKESLLETIQSQLNESKQWLTKAKILFLTFGTAWVYRTKDTEMLVANCHKQPQKKFNKELISVEEIMTGFMTMKESLQEVNPDLQIVLTVSPIRHTRDTLSLNATSKAILRLACHYLSEMAEDVHYFPSYEIVTDDLRDYRYYKKDLIHPNEQAIDYIWDFFVKTFCSSETKKTLIDWQKIQRALSHKPFNPKEKKHQDFLRQTLAKLQNLQGQIRLEDEIESIKAQLATNG from the coding sequence ATGTTTCGAACAGAAATTGAGCAGCTCAGAATACCTTTCTCAATTGATCATAAGGATCATTTGATTACGCTAGGAAGTTGTTTTTCAGATGAAATAGGTCAACGACTATCTCTAAACAAGTTTGAAACATTAGTCAATCCATTTGGCACCATTTTCAACCCACTATCAATCTTTGAACTGATAGATATGGCGATGGAACCCTCAACTTTATTAGAGGAGGCCGTCCTGAGCAGAGATGGGCTCTACTTTAACTATAAACTCCACTCATCATTTAGAAGCGAAAACAAAGAGAGTCTATTAGAAACAATTCAGAGTCAGCTAAATGAATCAAAGCAATGGCTTACCAAAGCAAAAATCCTGTTTCTCACTTTTGGTACAGCTTGGGTCTACCGTACCAAAGACACTGAAATGCTAGTAGCCAACTGTCATAAACAACCACAGAAAAAATTCAACAAAGAGTTAATCAGTGTAGAAGAAATTATGACAGGCTTCATGACTATGAAGGAAAGCCTACAAGAAGTAAATCCAGACCTTCAAATCGTTCTGACTGTCAGTCCTATTCGACATACCAGAGATACGCTTAGCTTAAATGCTACGAGCAAAGCAATACTTCGGCTGGCCTGCCACTATCTTTCTGAAATGGCCGAAGATGTCCATTATTTCCCTTCCTATGAGATCGTGACTGATGATTTACGAGACTATCGGTATTACAAAAAGGATTTGATTCACCCTAACGAACAAGCGATCGATTATATATGGGACTTCTTCGTGAAGACGTTCTGCTCATCCGAAACGAAAAAGACCTTAATAGATTGGCAAAAAATCCAAAGAGCCCTTTCACACAAACCTTTCAATCCAAAAGAGAAAAAACATCAAGATTTTCTTCGTCAAACATTGGCAAAGCTTCAAAACCTACAGGGTCAAATAAGGTTAGAAGATGAAATAGAAAGTATTAAAGCACAATTGGCAACGAATGGCTAA
- a CDS encoding isoamylase early set domain-containing protein, which translates to MSIKKQYLKTKPEANVTFQLGAEVAPEASKVAVVGEFNDWDESAVEMKKLKSGAFKATVKLETGKEYQFRYLIDGQTWENDWEADKYVPNNFTYEENSVVTV; encoded by the coding sequence ATGAGCATTAAGAAACAATACTTAAAAACTAAGCCAGAGGCTAACGTAACTTTTCAATTAGGCGCTGAAGTAGCTCCTGAAGCAAGCAAAGTAGCCGTGGTAGGTGAGTTCAACGATTGGGATGAGTCCGCAGTCGAAATGAAGAAATTGAAATCAGGTGCTTTCAAAGCGACTGTTAAACTGGAAACAGGTAAGGAGTATCAGTTTAGATACTTGATTGACGGTCAAACTTGGGAGAATGATTGGGAAGCGGACAAGTATGTGCCGAATAACTTCACATACGAGGAAAATTCTGTAGTTACAGTTTAA